A portion of the Treponema rectale genome contains these proteins:
- a CDS encoding ATP-binding protein: MKILRSKYIEALKNRMNNGLIKVVTGIRRCGKSYLLFNLFVDFLKSTGVSDDCIIELALDDDLNEKYRNPEELSVYIRSLVKDADKTYYILLDEIQFAISDEEYKHPEKPIKIYSVLNGLLRLSNVDVYITGSNSRFLSKDILTEFRGRGDEVHVLPFSFSEYLQGYSGDVYHAWADYIVYGGLPLVLNMKTDEQKSSYLINLFTETYIKDIIARNKIEKTQELENLIDILASSTGSYTNPTRILKTFQTVLHSKLSINTLINFFDYLEDSFIINAAKRYDVKGRKYIGSLNKYYFEDVGLRNARLNFRQIEESHLMENVIYNELRYRGFNVDVGIVEKRETDDEGKRKRILYEVDFIANQGSRKYYIQSALNISSAEKSEQEKKSLKSVNDSFKKIIIVKDVIKQYMDEDGIMIISLFDFLQDENSLNF, encoded by the coding sequence GTGAAAATACTTCGTTCAAAATATATCGAAGCCCTTAAGAATCGTATGAACAACGGTCTTATAAAGGTTGTAACAGGAATCAGACGGTGCGGAAAATCCTATCTGCTGTTTAATCTGTTTGTTGACTTTTTAAAAAGTACCGGCGTTTCTGATGATTGTATTATTGAATTGGCTTTAGATGATGACTTGAATGAGAAATATAGGAATCCGGAAGAGCTCTCGGTTTATATTCGTTCTTTAGTGAAAGATGCTGACAAAACTTATTATATTTTACTTGATGAGATTCAGTTTGCAATAAGTGATGAAGAATACAAACATCCTGAAAAACCAATAAAAATATACAGTGTGCTGAATGGCCTTTTAAGACTTTCGAATGTAGATGTTTATATAACAGGCTCTAATTCAAGATTTTTGTCTAAAGATATTCTTACTGAATTTCGTGGACGTGGTGATGAAGTTCATGTTCTTCCATTTTCGTTTAGTGAATATTTACAGGGCTATAGTGGAGATGTTTATCATGCGTGGGCCGATTATATTGTTTATGGTGGATTACCCCTTGTGCTGAACATGAAAACTGATGAGCAAAAATCTTCCTACTTGATAAATTTGTTCACAGAAACTTACATCAAAGATATTATTGCAAGAAATAAAATTGAAAAAACTCAAGAGCTGGAAAACCTTATAGATATTCTTGCTTCCAGTACGGGTTCATATACGAATCCAACACGGATCTTAAAGACGTTTCAAACGGTTCTGCATTCAAAATTAAGCATTAATACTCTTATAAATTTTTTTGATTATCTTGAGGATTCCTTTATTATAAATGCAGCAAAGAGATATGATGTAAAAGGTCGAAAGTATATAGGCTCGTTAAATAAGTATTATTTTGAGGATGTTGGATTAAGAAATGCTCGTTTAAATTTCAGACAGATAGAAGAAAGTCATCTTATGGAAAATGTTATCTATAATGAATTACGTTATAGGGGCTTTAATGTTGATGTCGGAATTGTTGAGAAGCGGGAAACGGATGATGAAGGTAAACGAAAACGGATTCTGTATGAAGTTGATTTCATAGCGAATCAGGGAAGCAGAAAGTACTATATACAGTCTGCTTTGAATATTTCATCAGCTGAAAAATCAGAACAGGAAAAGAAATCTTTAAAAAGTGTAAATGACAGTTTCAAAAAGATTATCATTGTTAAAGATGTAATAAAGCAATATATGGATGAAGATGGCATTATGATTATCAGTCTTTTTGATTTTCTGCAGGATGAAAACAGTTTGAATTTTTAA
- a CDS encoding 3-deoxy-manno-octulosonate cytidylyltransferase: MKITAVIPARYASSRLPGKPLKDICGKPMIWWVYNQVKSTSLFDSVICAIDDDRIKDICEKYNLDYIMTKSDHPDHIARIHEVSEKIVSDFYICINGDEPLISKECIAPVIPNKCEEKPFFNGAFRILTDPAETIDFAKIKLVISDQTGKCLYMSRTPVPYPRGSLFFNYKKYVGVECFNKAALDFFVSHPMGDLEKIEDIDHLRFLENGIDLHFNEVKSDSISVDTPKDLEKVRTIMAKRLHQEE, encoded by the coding sequence ATGAAAATTACAGCAGTAATACCAGCAAGATATGCATCATCTCGTTTACCAGGTAAACCGTTAAAAGATATTTGCGGAAAGCCAATGATATGGTGGGTTTATAATCAGGTAAAATCAACTTCTTTATTTGATTCTGTAATTTGTGCAATTGATGATGATAGAATCAAAGATATATGTGAAAAGTATAATCTTGATTATATAATGACCAAATCTGATCATCCGGATCATATTGCAAGAATTCATGAAGTTTCAGAAAAAATTGTTTCTGATTTTTATATTTGTATAAATGGTGATGAGCCATTAATTTCAAAAGAATGTATTGCTCCTGTTATTCCTAATAAATGTGAAGAAAAACCGTTTTTTAATGGGGCATTCAGGATTCTTACAGATCCTGCTGAAACAATTGACTTTGCAAAAATAAAGCTTGTAATTTCGGATCAAACCGGAAAGTGTTTATATATGTCAAGAACGCCTGTTCCTTATCCGAGAGGTTCATTATTTTTTAATTATAAAAAATATGTTGGCGTTGAATGTTTTAATAAAGCTGCATTAGATTTTTTTGTTTCACATCCAATGGGAGATCTTGAAAAAATAGAAGATATTGATCATTTACGCTTTTTAGAGAATGGCATCGATTTACATTTTAATGAAGTAAAATCAGATTCTATTTCTGTTGATACTCCGAAAGACTTGGAAAAAGTTCGAACGATTATGGCAAAGAGATTACATCAGGAAGAATAG
- a CDS encoding aldolase catalytic domain-containing protein has translation MNNISILDCTLRDGGYINNWEFGQDSIKQILHSLCESNVEIIECGFLRDEDYNVNRSVFSSVKQIAEMIQPKKESAMYVAMIALGDIDVNKISERTGNSIDGIRLTFHKHQWNEAKESAKILMEKGYKVFVQPVGTTSYSDMELLKLLLDVNILKPFAFYLVDTLGIMYRKDLQRSFFLIDNNLDSEISVGFHSHNNLQLSFANAQELMRFHTKRKIIIDASVYGMGRGVGNLSSELLTQYINVNVEERYSILPLLKIADEYLIEIYNKHRWGYSLPYFLSGIEKCHPNYASYLMEKETLSIESISKVLSLLPVDKRNLFDKSLIEELYLEYQKSDIDDNDVVKELKEICENKTVLLLASGKSILQKVEEIKTVIKNEKAVVFAINFSPDFLKSDYVFVTNQKRLSNLKNVNSAKVIASSNLKNEEFNFDYIINYSSYLGIGSGSDNAGAMLIRLLSKINVGKLYLAGFDGFNPNTVENYCVQNNSAILESETAAQKNQSISIQLKNALNKLSYILLTPTRYEI, from the coding sequence ATGAATAACATAAGCATTCTTGATTGTACCCTGAGAGATGGCGGATACATCAATAACTGGGAATTCGGACAGGACTCAATAAAACAGATTTTGCATAGTCTTTGCGAATCTAATGTAGAAATTATTGAATGCGGTTTTTTACGTGATGAAGACTATAATGTAAACCGCTCTGTTTTTTCTTCAGTCAAACAGATTGCAGAGATGATTCAGCCTAAAAAGGAATCTGCAATGTATGTTGCAATGATTGCTTTAGGGGATATTGATGTAAATAAAATCTCTGAAAGAACTGGAAATTCAATTGATGGAATCCGACTTACATTTCATAAGCATCAATGGAATGAGGCAAAAGAATCTGCAAAAATTCTTATGGAAAAAGGGTATAAGGTTTTTGTTCAGCCAGTCGGTACAACTTCGTATTCAGATATGGAACTTTTAAAATTACTTCTGGATGTGAATATCTTAAAGCCGTTCGCTTTTTATCTTGTAGATACCCTTGGTATAATGTACAGAAAAGATTTACAGCGTTCATTTTTTTTGATTGATAATAATCTTGATTCAGAAATTTCTGTAGGCTTTCATTCTCATAATAACCTTCAGCTTTCTTTTGCAAATGCACAGGAATTGATGCGTTTTCATACAAAGAGAAAAATCATTATCGATGCTTCAGTATATGGAATGGGACGTGGAGTTGGAAATCTTTCTTCTGAACTTTTAACACAGTATATAAATGTAAATGTTGAAGAGCGTTATTCGATTTTACCGCTTTTAAAAATTGCGGATGAATATTTAATTGAGATTTATAATAAACACCGCTGGGGATACAGTCTTCCGTATTTTTTATCCGGCATAGAAAAATGTCATCCTAATTATGCTTCATATCTTATGGAAAAAGAAACACTTTCCATTGAATCGATTTCTAAAGTTTTGAGTTTATTGCCTGTAGATAAAAGAAATCTTTTTGATAAAAGTCTTATTGAAGAATTATATCTGGAATATCAAAAATCAGATATTGATGATAATGATGTAGTAAAGGAACTAAAAGAAATTTGTGAGAATAAAACTGTTCTTTTGCTTGCATCAGGAAAATCTATTCTTCAAAAAGTTGAAGAAATCAAGACTGTTATTAAGAACGAGAAAGCTGTTGTTTTTGCGATAAATTTTTCTCCAGACTTTTTAAAAAGCGATTATGTTTTTGTTACAAATCAAAAGAGGCTCTCAAATTTAAAAAATGTAAATTCTGCAAAAGTGATTGCTTCAAGTAATCTCAAAAACGAAGAATTCAATTTTGATTACATAATCAATTATTCTTCATATCTTGGAATCGGTTCAGGTTCTGATAATGCGGGTGCTATGCTTATAAGGCTTCTTTCAAAAATAAATGTAGGAAAATTATATCTGGCTGGCTTTGATGGATTTAACCCTAATACAGTCGAAAATTATTGCGTACAAAATAACTCTGCTATTTTGGAATCTGAAACTGCAGCTCAAAAGAATCAGTCAATTTCGATTCAGTTGAAAAATGCATTGAATAAATTATCTTACATTCTTCTTACGCCAACACGATATGAGATTTAA
- a CDS encoding HAD-IA family hydrolase, which translates to MKKLVLFDFDGTLADTSEGIINSHKYAHKMMGREIPSDEVLYSVIGGPLLQTYMNRFGFNENEAIEAVKYYREFYAKQGINEAQLYPGIKDLLVTLNQKGILAGVATLKAEKFAKIMSENLGIAEYFSVIHGIDANDKSSKADIIKRCLEDTGTNFSDVLMVGDSIHDYNGAQEAGIDFAGVIYGFGFTGRNHGNNFNIFNSSAELQDFILKSCN; encoded by the coding sequence ATGAAAAAACTTGTTTTATTTGATTTTGACGGTACCCTTGCTGATACTTCGGAAGGTATAATTAACTCTCATAAATATGCTCATAAAATGATGGGGAGGGAGATTCCTTCGGATGAAGTTCTTTATTCTGTAATCGGCGGTCCATTGCTTCAGACATATATGAACCGTTTTGGTTTTAATGAAAATGAGGCAATAGAAGCTGTAAAGTATTATAGAGAGTTTTATGCGAAGCAGGGAATTAATGAGGCTCAGCTTTATCCCGGAATAAAAGACCTTCTTGTTACCTTGAATCAGAAAGGCATTCTTGCTGGTGTTGCTACATTAAAAGCTGAAAAGTTTGCAAAAATAATGTCAGAGAATCTTGGTATTGCTGAATACTTTTCAGTAATTCACGGGATTGATGCTAATGATAAAAGTTCAAAGGCTGATATTATTAAGCGTTGCCTTGAAGACACTGGCACAAACTTTTCTGATGTGCTGATGGTTGGTGATAGTATTCATGATTATAATGGTGCGCAGGAAGCAGGCATAGATTTTGCTGGAGTTATATACGGCTTTGGTTTTACCGGACGTAATCACGGAAATAACTTTAATATCTTTAATTCATCGGCAGAATTACAAGATTTCATTTTGAAATCCTGTAATTAG
- a CDS encoding radical SAM protein, with protein MCDELYAECRQCPRKCGTDRRRSRGFCTQNDRLYAASACLHFGEEPLITVFGGSGTIFFTGCTLKCAFCQNYQISQQGMGAEVNCSTFVDMCLKLEEKGAENINLVTPSHHVPVIAEYIVAAKKAGVKIPFAWNSSAYESPEMLDMVKGLVDIYLPDLKTLNPIMSRELFAAEDYPQAAKKAIRRMIENAPLNIEEISKNGETKEKMLSGVIIRHLVLPGRMDDTRLVLDWLKAHADSKACISLMNQYTPVPFTGSSGELEKRRKALEAFSDRLISKEEDKTLQQWIDSYEFEYLFYQELSDDTSWLPDFSRTQPFSNALARPVWHWDKGFINE; from the coding sequence ATGTGTGATGAATTATATGCAGAATGCCGCCAGTGTCCGAGAAAATGCGGTACTGACCGGCGCAGGAGCAGGGGTTTCTGTACACAGAACGACAGACTGTATGCTGCAAGTGCCTGCCTTCATTTTGGAGAAGAACCTCTTATAACGGTTTTTGGCGGAAGCGGAACTATTTTTTTTACAGGGTGTACGCTGAAGTGTGCTTTCTGCCAGAACTATCAGATAAGCCAGCAGGGAATGGGTGCTGAAGTAAACTGCAGTACCTTTGTTGACATGTGCCTTAAACTGGAAGAAAAAGGGGCTGAAAATATAAATCTTGTTACTCCAAGTCATCATGTGCCGGTCATTGCAGAATATATCGTCGCTGCAAAAAAAGCAGGAGTAAAAATTCCTTTTGCATGGAATTCCAGTGCCTATGAATCTCCGGAAATGCTGGATATGGTAAAAGGTCTGGTGGATATTTATCTGCCTGATTTAAAGACCCTTAATCCGATTATGAGCCGGGAACTTTTTGCCGCAGAAGATTATCCTCAGGCTGCAAAAAAAGCCATCCGCCGTATGATTGAAAATGCACCGCTTAATATAGAAGAAATCAGTAAAAATGGTGAAACAAAAGAAAAAATGCTCTCCGGTGTAATAATACGTCATCTTGTACTTCCTGGAAGAATGGATGATACCCGGCTTGTACTGGACTGGCTTAAAGCTCATGCAGATTCAAAAGCCTGCATTTCTTTGATGAATCAGTATACGCCCGTTCCTTTTACCGGAAGCAGCGGGGAATTGGAAAAACGCAGAAAAGCTCTTGAGGCATTTTCGGACCGCCTTATAAGTAAAGAAGAAGATAAGACCCTTCAGCAGTGGATTGACAGCTATGAATTTGAATATCTGTTTTATCAGGAGTTAAGCGATGATACTTCCTGGCTGCCGGATTTTTCAAGAACACAGCCTTTTTCCAATGCGCTTGCCCGTCCTGTATGGCACTGGGACAAAGGGTTTATAAATGAATGA
- a CDS encoding ACT domain-containing protein, producing MKAIITVVGGDKVGIIAKVSAFLAAHSINIIDITQTILSGNFVMMMMTDFEKADLDLDSARKALCEDCQSLGVEINVLNEKVFSEMHRI from the coding sequence ATGAAAGCTATTATTACTGTTGTAGGCGGCGATAAAGTCGGAATCATTGCTAAGGTGTCTGCATTTCTTGCAGCTCATTCAATTAATATTATTGATATTACCCAGACGATTTTAAGCGGTAATTTTGTAATGATGATGATGACTGATTTTGAAAAAGCTGATCTTGACCTTGATTCAGCCCGTAAGGCACTTTGTGAAGACTGTCAGTCTCTGGGCGTAGAAATTAACGTGCTGAATGAAAAAGTATTCAGCGAGATGCACAGAATATAA
- a CDS encoding rhomboid family intramembrane serine protease has translation MAKKSKLRFVYDSPVVSTFVIVSALLFVTDVFFLKGKIVSSFLTCPGTKKSAGFDAFNFKSALDYVKIFTHIFGNSAWENLFVNFAFILVSGPVFEEKYGSVYIFVMCLTAGIVSGVLNACMSPFASTGAASIVFTMIFLSMITAFSKKTFSVSSLLILLLYIGYEFYCVIKLSGGGGFKAVLLVPVCGDLIAGICGSLFGFFVSPKKKSSSSAKTVLQEKEKYSAPAYSSDETVVGTLN, from the coding sequence ATGGCAAAAAAATCAAAGCTCCGTTTTGTATATGATTCTCCTGTAGTATCAACTTTTGTTATAGTCAGTGCACTGCTTTTTGTGACAGATGTTTTTTTTCTGAAAGGTAAGATTGTATCTTCTTTTTTAACCTGCCCGGGAACAAAAAAAAGTGCGGGTTTTGATGCTTTTAATTTTAAATCCGCTTTGGATTACGTGAAGATTTTTACTCATATCTTCGGAAACTCTGCATGGGAAAATCTTTTTGTAAACTTTGCATTCATTCTTGTTTCTGGTCCTGTCTTTGAAGAAAAATACGGTTCAGTTTATATTTTTGTAATGTGCCTTACAGCGGGAATCGTATCCGGCGTACTTAATGCCTGTATGTCTCCTTTTGCATCTACGGGAGCGGCTTCCATCGTCTTTACTATGATTTTTCTTTCAATGATAACTGCATTTTCCAAAAAGACGTTTTCCGTTTCTTCACTCCTGATACTGCTTCTTTATATCGGCTATGAATTTTATTGTGTCATAAAACTTTCGGGCGGTGGCGGATTTAAGGCAGTTCTTCTTGTTCCTGTATGTGGGGATTTGATAGCCGGAATCTGCGGAAGTCTTTTCGGATTTTTTGTCAGTCCTAAAAAGAAAAGTTCTTCAAGTGCAAAAACCGTTCTTCAGGAAAAAGAAAAATATTCAGCTCCTGCTTATTCTTCAGATGAGACTGTTGTGGGAACATTAAACTAG
- a CDS encoding 6-phosphofructokinase, with the protein MANSKSKVKRFGILTSGGDAPGLNAAIRAVCRTAKIQYGMDAVGIRNGYRGLINGDMFDITSDSLVGLLTEGGTILGTSREKPFKNPVADSKGKFPVDRIKENYKKHKLDALVCIGGNGTNTTASLLAEEGLNVIGLPKTIDNDIVKTDMTFGFHTALDVATDAIDRIHTTAHSHSRIMVVEVMGHKAGWLGLYSGIAGGGDVILIPEIPYDINHVAQRIMERKKAGKNFSIVVVAEGAKNKEEALMDKKKFKKARAEMPYSIGYRVAHELEEATSLESRVTVLGYLQRGGTPSPYDRLLATQYGTAAAHFLADGDFGKLVALQNSKITGVPLYEIAGKVKNIPLDHAMIETARELGTCLGD; encoded by the coding sequence ATGGCGAATTCAAAATCAAAAGTAAAGAGATTCGGTATTCTTACTAGCGGAGGAGATGCTCCGGGGCTTAATGCTGCAATCCGTGCCGTATGCCGTACTGCAAAAATTCAGTATGGAATGGATGCTGTAGGAATCCGTAACGGTTATCGCGGCCTCATAAACGGTGATATGTTTGATATTACTTCAGATTCTCTTGTGGGACTTCTTACTGAAGGGGGAACCATTCTCGGAACTTCCAGAGAAAAGCCTTTTAAAAATCCTGTTGCTGATTCAAAGGGAAAATTTCCGGTTGACCGCATAAAAGAAAATTATAAGAAACATAAGCTGGATGCTCTTGTGTGTATTGGCGGAAACGGAACAAATACGACGGCCAGTCTTCTTGCAGAGGAAGGGCTTAATGTAATCGGTCTTCCTAAAACCATAGACAATGACATTGTAAAAACGGATATGACTTTTGGCTTTCATACGGCGCTGGATGTGGCAACGGATGCCATTGACAGAATTCATACAACTGCGCATTCTCATTCCCGCATAATGGTTGTGGAGGTAATGGGCCATAAGGCAGGCTGGCTTGGGCTTTATTCAGGAATTGCAGGAGGTGGAGACGTAATTCTTATTCCTGAGATTCCTTATGACATTAATCATGTTGCACAGCGCATTATGGAAAGAAAAAAGGCCGGTAAAAATTTTTCTATTGTTGTTGTTGCAGAAGGGGCAAAGAATAAAGAAGAAGCCCTTATGGATAAAAAGAAATTCAAGAAAGCCAGGGCAGAGATGCCTTACTCAATCGGCTATCGTGTTGCTCATGAACTGGAAGAAGCAACTTCCCTTGAGTCCAGGGTTACTGTTCTGGGTTATCTTCAGCGCGGAGGAACTCCTTCTCCTTATGACAGGCTTCTTGCCACACAGTATGGAACTGCTGCTGCTCATTTTCTTGCTGACGGAGATTTCGGAAAACTGGTTGCCCTTCAGAATTCAAAAATAACAGGGGTTCCGCTTTATGAAATTGCCGGAAAGGTAAAAAACATTCCGCTTGATCATGCAATGATTGAAACTGCGCGGGAACTGGGGACTTGTCTTGGAGACTGA
- a CDS encoding alpha-hydroxy-acid oxidizing protein, whose amino-acid sequence METEFNCHFCDVCDGYGCVGQMPGMGGPNASRNFILNCAAWKSVGKGPFEPEEIEVRLAPMTGAVENVGYFDEKQFYFDLVASCVESGIKITIGDGTPDFKLFWGIEAVEFYQKKNPSLKAGVFIKPYPDEKIFERYERAMGIMEFGGIDIDSYNIITMRNLVHLEKKSASDLIALKKFLSSKGIPFAVKGVFNSEDIEVMEEVKPDIVCISNHGGRVDVRQGSTAEFLKENYRRLKNCCGRLWVDGGIRTMEDVRTASTFGADGVMMGRPFATALCQKKSFSEVLK is encoded by the coding sequence TTGGAGACTGAATTTAACTGTCACTTTTGTGACGTGTGTGACGGATACGGCTGTGTAGGACAGATGCCCGGGATGGGTGGTCCTAATGCCAGCAGAAATTTTATTTTAAATTGTGCCGCATGGAAGTCTGTAGGAAAAGGACCTTTTGAACCTGAAGAAATTGAAGTCCGTCTTGCACCTATGACCGGTGCTGTAGAAAATGTAGGCTACTTTGACGAAAAGCAGTTTTACTTTGATCTTGTTGCTTCCTGTGTTGAATCAGGTATAAAAATTACTATCGGAGACGGTACTCCTGATTTTAAATTGTTCTGGGGAATTGAAGCCGTTGAGTTTTATCAGAAGAAGAATCCTTCATTAAAGGCAGGTGTGTTCATAAAGCCTTATCCGGATGAAAAAATTTTTGAGCGCTATGAAAGGGCAATGGGCATAATGGAATTCGGCGGAATCGATATTGACAGCTATAATATCATAACCATGCGCAATCTTGTTCATCTTGAAAAAAAATCCGCATCAGATCTTATTGCATTAAAAAAATTTCTTTCTTCAAAAGGAATTCCCTTTGCCGTAAAGGGAGTTTTTAATTCAGAAGATATTGAAGTGATGGAAGAAGTAAAGCCGGATATTGTTTGTATTTCAAATCATGGCGGAAGGGTTGACGTTCGTCAGGGAAGTACTGCAGAGTTCTTAAAAGAAAATTACAGGCGGTTAAAAAACTGCTGCGGCAGGCTGTGGGTTGACGGAGGAATCCGTACGATGGAAGATGTAAGGACTGCATCGACCTTCGGGGCTGACGGTGTTATGATGGGCCGTCCTTTTGCAACAGCATTGTGTCAGAAAAAATCCTTTTCGGAAGTTTTAAAATAA
- the glpK gene encoding glycerol kinase GlpK, whose protein sequence is MVDAVSEKKYVLALDQGTTSSRAILFNHNAKKISSSQLEIKLFFPKSGWVEQDAQELFLTQLTVMKEAVNTSRIDPEEIAAVGIANQRETVILWDKETGVPVYHAIVWQCRRTASMIEELSAQGKSELIRKKTGLIPDAYFSATKIKWILDNVEGVRQKAEQGKILAGTVDTWLIWKLTGGKVHVTDCTNASRTMLYNIHECRWDEELLQLFDIPESILPQVKDSSCVYGVTDKSVCGFEIPVASCIGDQQAALFGQACFEEGNVKTTFGTGCFMLMNTGSTPIDSKNNLLTTIAIGIGGKVEYALEGSVFMGGAVVKWLRDQLGIIRSARECDVLAESVSDTEGVVMVPAFTGLGSPYWDPYARGMLIGLTRGSGKAHICRAALEGIACQVKDVLEAMRDDYSGGLTEVKVDGGACVSDVMMQFLSDILDMSVFRPKNVETTALGAAYCAGLAVNFWKSRQEIVNNLQIDKIFTCAMTQEKRREIYSRWKLAVERSRGWAKQPDI, encoded by the coding sequence ATGGTTGATGCTGTTTCAGAAAAAAAATATGTTCTTGCTTTAGATCAGGGAACCACTTCTTCAAGGGCAATTCTTTTTAATCATAATGCAAAGAAAATTTCTTCAAGTCAGCTGGAGATAAAATTATTTTTTCCTAAGAGCGGCTGGGTTGAACAGGACGCACAGGAACTTTTTTTAACTCAGCTTACTGTAATGAAGGAAGCCGTTAATACTTCCAGAATAGATCCTGAAGAAATTGCAGCGGTGGGAATTGCAAATCAGAGAGAAACTGTAATTCTGTGGGATAAAGAAACCGGTGTGCCTGTATATCATGCAATCGTATGGCAGTGCAGGCGTACTGCATCTATGATAGAAGAACTTTCTGCACAGGGAAAATCTGAATTAATCAGAAAAAAAACAGGGCTTATTCCGGATGCGTATTTTTCTGCTACAAAGATAAAATGGATTCTTGATAATGTTGAGGGAGTAAGGCAGAAAGCTGAGCAAGGAAAAATCCTTGCCGGAACTGTTGATACCTGGCTTATCTGGAAACTTACCGGCGGAAAGGTTCATGTTACAGACTGTACTAATGCCAGCCGCACTATGCTTTACAACATACACGAATGCAGGTGGGATGAAGAACTGCTGCAACTGTTTGATATTCCAGAATCCATTCTTCCTCAGGTAAAGGATTCTTCCTGTGTTTACGGCGTGACTGATAAAAGTGTCTGCGGTTTTGAAATTCCTGTAGCTTCGTGTATCGGGGATCAGCAGGCAGCTCTTTTTGGACAGGCATGTTTTGAAGAAGGAAACGTAAAGACTACTTTTGGAACCGGCTGCTTCATGCTGATGAATACCGGTTCTACTCCTATTGATTCAAAAAATAATCTTCTGACTACAATTGCAATCGGTATCGGCGGCAAGGTTGAATATGCTCTTGAAGGAAGCGTTTTTATGGGCGGTGCTGTCGTTAAGTGGCTCCGCGACCAGCTGGGAATAATACGCAGTGCAAGGGAATGTGATGTTCTTGCAGAAAGTGTCTCTGATACGGAAGGGGTTGTAATGGTTCCGGCTTTTACGGGGCTTGGTTCTCCTTACTGGGATCCGTATGCCCGGGGAATGCTCATAGGTCTTACAAGAGGTTCAGGTAAAGCGCATATATGCCGTGCAGCTCTTGAGGGAATTGCCTGTCAGGTTAAGGATGTTCTTGAGGCAATGCGGGATGATTATTCCGGCGGCCTTACGGAAGTAAAGGTAGACGGGGGTGCCTGTGTCAGTGACGTTATGATGCAGTTTCTTTCTGATATTCTTGATATGAGTGTTTTTAGACCTAAAAATGTTGAAACAACTGCTTTAGGTGCAGCCTATTGTGCAGGCCTTGCGGTTAATTTCTGGAAAAGCCGGCAGGAGATTGTAAATAATCTGCAAATTGATAAAATATTTACTTGCGCAATGACTCAGGAGAAACGCAGGGAAATTTATTCCCGGTGGAAGCTTGCAGTTGAACGCAGCCGTGGCTGGGCTAAACAGCCGGACATTTAA
- a CDS encoding ECF transporter S component, with the protein MEKKVNQSINYKIAMTGVFGALSVVLSVTPLGYIQIPFISITVMHIPAILAAITAGLIPGMCVGLIFGITSLLRTVITGGGANPFFLNPMVSIVPRILFPAAAWLVYNLLGRFSRFPSGLRGAFAAATGTLFNTLLVMGAIYIFYGKTLVEGMAQTFEKFGFHFSITGLKGYLAVIAVMEMTNGLWEILGAVIITVAVMGAMHASSKARSRLSQIESDDYDDYDDIDDDDIDEELNETELDSEN; encoded by the coding sequence ATGGAAAAAAAAGTTAATCAGAGCATCAATTACAAAATTGCTATGACCGGTGTGTTCGGAGCACTCAGTGTCGTACTCTCAGTTACTCCTTTGGGATACATTCAGATTCCTTTCATTTCAATTACTGTAATGCATATTCCTGCAATTCTTGCAGCAATTACGGCAGGTCTCATTCCCGGAATGTGTGTAGGTCTTATTTTCGGTATTACCAGTCTTCTCCGTACAGTAATTACCGGCGGTGGAGCAAATCCTTTCTTCCTTAATCCGATGGTAAGCATTGTTCCGCGCATTCTTTTCCCTGCAGCAGCCTGGCTTGTGTATAATCTGCTGGGCAGATTCAGCAGATTCCCTTCAGGTTTAAGAGGTGCTTTTGCAGCTGCAACCGGTACTTTGTTCAATACCCTGCTTGTTATGGGTGCAATCTACATCTTCTACGGAAAAACTCTTGTAGAAGGAATGGCACAGACTTTTGAAAAATTTGGATTCCATTTCAGCATTACGGGACTTAAAGGTTATCTTGCAGTTATTGCCGTTATGGAAATGACAAACGGGCTCTGGGAAATTCTTGGTGCAGTAATCATTACGGTTGCCGTAATGGGAGCAATGCATGCTTCATCAAAAGCAAGATCAAGACTGTCACAGATTGAAAGTGATGATTATGATGACTATGACGATATTGATGATGACGACATTGACGAAGAACTTAATGAAACTGAATTAGATTCGGAGAATTAA